The sequence below is a genomic window from Canis aureus isolate CA01 chromosome 26, VMU_Caureus_v.1.0, whole genome shotgun sequence.
CATGGCTCATAGTATATCAGAGCAAGGCCTTCTGGTTAATGAGGTGGAGTAGTCTGAGCCACAAGACAGACTTCCTGGCATCCCCTACACTGTTCCTATGTGGAGAAATCCCAGATGATGGCCACAACACAGTGGTAGCTAATGATGAGACAAAATAGTTTCTAAAGACCTGAGATATAAGAGAAGCCATTTTAGATCTCTTTCAAAGTCAGTATGACTATACAGAAACTTTGTTTAAACCAAAAGCCTGATTTGTGAACCGCCATGTGTGCATTGTACACCTGCTTTGTGAATGAGTAGCCTACAGGAAAACTATCCCATCCTTAAGATATTTATCAATACATCTACTCCCTGCATTCCTTGACTTTAAAACTTATGATTCCTGCCTATATGCTAATCTATAATCTTTTGAGCTTTTACaagatgtaaaaaaatatatgacccTTTAAAACTGTTCATTCTCCAGAGTGCTGCCTTTCCTGTGAAGAGTGTGTTTCCTGGGCAGCTGTCCTCGCTTGGGCCCTCACTTGGgctccaataaaactttcttacttttagagattctaaaaggtttgttcattttgtgCCAACACCACAACTTGCCAAAGTGACAACTGCATTTGTGCTTCTAATGTCTCATCTTCTtattcactcaaataaataacagaCAAATGCTTCTGACAATCCTTACAGAAAACAAATGTACTGCATATATAAAGATGGAAGCAAACATTCCCACCCTCAGCAATAGAATGGGCCAATTGCATTGGTCCTCCAGGAGCAGTGTTTATAACCACCTACCCACTCAGGCTTCCCCAGTTGTTGTGAACAAGGACACACTtccacaagcaggggcagggatATTGTTGCTGGTCACTAGGACTTTTACTCTGTCATTACATGAGTCCATGGGATCCTATGACCTTGACCTCGGTAGCAGAATTGCCAGGTTAATAGGGCCAACTGATCCAGACTGAGTATACCAGGTGTGGGAAAACATGCTAACCTTTAAAAGTCAGCTACCTCTATGGGTAGAGGAGAGAAATGGGGTCAGTGCTCCTCTCATGAAAAACCTAGGAGGCCAGagctttggaattttaaaaacatcagttACAATTTTGAATTCATAGTAAATGCAACAATATTAACTGCATGTTGACATCTCAATATGAAGTAAATATATAGATGAATTATAAATATTGCATGTTCTAGAAATAATGCATACTAATTTTTTAGCCAAGAGACCACTTACCCTTGTAGTTACAGTGacacacacactaaaaaatgCAGAGGCAACCACAGTCAGCATGATTATATTTGATGACTATAATAGTTGGTTACAAAGAGGTGAACATTTTTTATCCTTGCAAATTGATACACTGACATATTTGGAAAGTTTTTGTGAACAAGTTACTTTCATTTCCAAGAAATACATTCCCCCAAATTTTATAGGAAAAGCATTAAGAGAGTTTCATGACTTGTACCAGCAAGAACAAAACATAGGATTTTGTCTTCATGTAATAAGTTTGTAAAATTGTTTACATTGAAACCACGGCACTCTGATTAAGTGGCATTTATTTGGTAATTGcttttttagtataattttaaCACATATTTATGTCTGCTTCAATTGTGATTAATTTGAAATGACACATTCTTAAATAGCATAAAAGCATGTTGATTGATTTCATCACATCAGTTTGGTGGTAGACAATGTGCTACTTCCCCCTGGGTAAAAGGACACATAAATACCAATACCCTATTAATCCCCCATAAATCCATAAGGCTCAACTGCTTTAGGTTAGCCTTAATCTCATTTGTCAAATTTATGTCAGTTTGTGGTActagaagttttttattttcatttgttttgcaaCACAGAAGTTAACTAAGAAGGACCTAAGAGGTTGGCTTGTTGGTTTTTTTCCACCTGTTGTCTTATTATTTATCATTAGTTTAGCTTCTTGCTTTCCTCTTCTAAAGGGTACAGGAAAGCTAGAAACAGCCTCTGATGGTTGGTCTGATCTTTTAATGTCACCCCTTTGTCTCTAGGTGCTGCTCACAAGCTTTCAAATACCAGGATGCTGGAAATGCTATTGGTTGAACAATGCATCTGGCCTTAGCCTCACAGCGGTCGTCCATAGCACGATCCTTTCAAACAGACATAttttctcctgcctcttctcCATCCCAAGGATGACGCAACATCATCAAGGGTGAAGAGAAACTCCATCCAAGCTCTCACACTCACCTACTCAAACACTGCTGCAATTGTGGCTTTGGAAAGCCAACCACGATGTCTGAAGATGATATGAACTCATGCAGGCAAACGGGTGTCTCACAGATGCACTGACCTAAGGAGAAAGCAATTAAGAAAGCATCAGAAGGAGGGACTTGCAGTCTTCAAAGAGGAAATATCAATGCAGGACTGAACATTGCAGCTGCAGAGAGCCTGGTGCACTGATAATGGAGAGCAGCATGGAGGAGACTAGAGCATACTGATCTTGACATTCAAAAAACATCAAGAAATCTAAactacaaataaaacaaagaagattCCAATAAATCAAGGAATATAGTATCTGTAAATGTCATTTCTGTTCTGAGCCCAATATCCAGGATGGAGGTCATTTCTGGCCATCCATCCATTTCTCTACCTATTCCGTTTTATTTGAAACACTTGAATTTTTataaagcacctactatgtgccaggtaatGACAAGGTTTCACTCAGTGAGTGtgtattgagcacttattatgtgccaagcattttAATAGTCTCTGGAATATAAAGCTAAATGTGGTTCTTGCTCCCTCTGAGGATAGCGTAAAAGCTGTAGCACATCTAATGAAACCAACTTGCTGtacccaagattgcgaatctgagaaaccaccaagaagccaacaccgatgcaagcacacgaAGGTTTATTAACAatcttgagcttgggtccaagtatacctgacacaacggagcagagacttggaccccgaggtaggttccagctgggtttttatgggctggtctaggggatttccagaaggggtggaggaatttcttaagctctgttctcattctgatatggggcttcctgccataGGCATtaagctcttattcacaggggcctgagatggctgtacttgtgttAACGCTGaccttgaggtggaatggccttacttttctcggcctccacatttccccctctcagaggaacctaaggaaggacccaatcatgggtccaggttgctctcagagtgagccagggggaatgattaaaccaggattcgaaccaaccttgttgctgttctcattCCTGTTTACGTCCCAGTGAAGAAGCAATATTCctcgtttaaggcagcacataaccccccttgttgtaagaagactaagtctaatccccttctgttttgaaggacaacctcagactagggagtcttggaggtgggaaataagtgaggacggcgcagtcttagctttaggggattgtccttgtctggtcggcctttccattctggaacaaatcCTTGAGAACGGCATGGCcagacgtgggtgtagtggactcagggagtaatcccgtccaccttgagagcggtgggagtggtcaggatcacgatgtaagttcccttccagcgaggttgaagtatctggtgttggtatctctgcACGTACatccagtcacctggccgatatcgatgggggtCCAGGGGGTGGCCCAggctcatagagggccctcagcttaggctacacctgctcatgggtttgttgtaacatttggagggagaaaagaagttggtgatcatcaaattccgaaagcacctcaggttttaaattggggatcataggtggaggaagaccgaacatgatctcgtagggggttagtcccatcttatatgggaaGTTCCTCACCCTAtgtatatagggcgaaggggaggagagtcacccagtccctgctaatctccagggctaatttagttaaggtctcctttaatgttctgttcctcctctctacctgtcctgagctctggggcctatatgcaccatgtaatttccaatctgccccaagcactagtgccactccccgtgttaccttagagatgaATCCTGGTCTGTTGTCTGATTCCATTGtcacaggaaaaccatacctcggtaagatgtcttccagcagtttcttggtcacagTCTGTGCCGTTTCacgtttggtgggaaatgcctccgTCCATCCTGAAagagtatctacaaacactagtaaatacctgtatccgtattttccaggtcttacctcagtgaagtccacttccccgtaggctcctgggcggtcccctcgGAGCCGGGTGcccgggttagatccatgggcggtggcattagttaaccgGCATGCGCGGCAGCTCGCCACAGTCTGCTCCATCTCTGCTCGAgtgtctttaatagtgatctttgcatgtcgtgtgaggtcttccatcttccttgtcccATGGATGCTCCGATGCATCCTGGATAGGcctcgccgtcccagttcctccGGCAGGATGATGCTGGGGTCTGCGGCCCTCCCCCAGCCACGCAAGCCCTGGGTCACCGCAAGCGTTGATCCAGCGCAAGTCCGCATCAGTACAGTTGGGGGTGTCGGGCAGGGTCGGTGCCCCGGACCGGGtcgcgtggttgctaagacctgggtcaccagaaGGGCCGCCTCCTTAGCTTCTGAGTCCGCTAGCCGGTTCCCGCTCCTGGCGTGTCTCTCTCTGGTGCCGCGGACAGTGCATGATGGCCAGGGCcctgggcagccagagggccctcaggagGTCAAGGATCTCCGCTGGGTTTTGAGCAGTCTCTCCCTCTGCGGTCAGgagccctctctccctgtgaaGGGCCCCGTGGACTGAGCGGCGGCGAGGGCGGACCCGCTGTCGGTGTAGACGTTGATTCCTTCACCTTCCCCCACggtcagcgccttggccagtgCGGGTTCTGCCCGTTGAGCCGACGCTCCGCTGCCAGTGGCTCTGCCCAGACGGTCTCCGTCTCCGAGGTCGCGGCTGCCCCCGCGGATCtgactccttctcggacaaaactgctgccctCCGCGTACCAGGTGGCGTCCGCGTTGGGCAGTGGCTCTGATCAGCCACTGATTCAGTGTACTGATcggatcagctctgattccgtgccctgtgccaaaatttcttgacagtcatgcagagggggggtaaaaatggttttagccaaggagggggattctcgatcatgtcctgccaggccaggatgtagggcacctggtcagcATGGCCCaccggtttgtccctgaagatcacggccttaacttgtaagataataggtaggtgggaagttccttcttggggccatcccacgtcaagggctggccattctgatatgcagtAAATTTGAAACTTCCCTTTCCGTATGTCTGTGCTTAGATtatgagctctttccctaacgtccaagaagtgggagagcataaaaGACAGGGGAGTGGTTTGTGCCTGCCCCTATGTCCCcagtccacaccaaggcacagacagtaaAGACAATTAACAAGGACACAATAACAAACGTTCCAGTGCGGCTgtggagacaagacagaaagtaacccgaagggctggcagttggccctccttacagatgaggaccccgtcctccaggccggggcaagggacgtctcctcaagacccccggtggATGGCCCGCCAGCGCGgccgcctaagccaatgccgacctaatacagattgtaATTGCTAcaggtaaaaatacagtatagagctctcagagaatatgcgcACAAAAGGCGGAAAAAGTTGAGTGCTCACCAGGCGTGAAACCCTCCGGATGAGGTCCTGGGGGGGTCTCTCGGATCCTGGACAAGCCCCCAaatgtgcccaagattgcgaatccaagaaaccaccaagaagccgacaccgatgcaaacacacgatggtttattaacaagctcgagcttgggtccaactatacccgacacagcggagcagggacttggacccccaggtgggttccagctgggtttttatgggctggtctaggggacctccagaagtggtggaggaatttcttaaactctgttctcattctgatatggggcttcctgccaagggcattaagctcttattcacaggggcctgagacgGCTATACTTGTGTTAACGCTGACCTtgaagtggaatggccttaattttctcggcctccacaaacTGATATTCTTGTTGAAATGACAGTCAAGCTGTCATTTAGGTGTTGAGTTGGCACAGAATCATGACTTTATGACACATCACTCTATCAAAGAAGTGTTGTCCTAGCTTATATTGCACACCCTGCAATGCTTAAATGTACCAACCTTGGACTTTAGGCAAAGAGTTGCATCACTCAAGGAAACCTTTAAAATTCTCTCATTCAACTACATCACTTTGCAGCTGATGGAACAGATCCATAGACATAAAGTAGACCATCCAAGAGAACCAAGTGTGCATCTCAAAATGACCTACATGCAAGCTCTTTCAAGGAGCCTTCCAATTCTGATAGAAACAACCCTCCCCAGAGTGACCATTTTCTGAGTGTTCTTTGTACACAGATGAAAGATACAGTACAGTTTTCAAACTTAGAACTGACAAAGAATGGTGGTAGGATTACTGTGGGGGAGACTGTTATTTCATATTAGAGATGAAAATCATCCAATCATTCCCCAGCAATTTTATCCTAccctcatgaaaaaaaaaaaaaagatttttatccaaaggaaaaataaacaaaccaacacaaatgtaaagaaaataatccatGGTGAGTTTGCAGTCTGCAGTTATCCTGCTGACAGTTAAGTCATTTATCACAAAGAAAATGCTGTTCCTCTCAGTGGTTCTACATGTGTCATCATCAGCTATCTTGGGGGTGTGGGAGGAAAAATATGTATAGATTGTGCAAACTGATTGGTAATGCAATACAGTGAAGAGATTTCTCAAAAATTATGCACTTCTATGCATTTCTAAGCACATATCATACTTGGTCCAAAACATTTTTACTGCCCTCTGTTGCTTGTCCAGTAGAATTGTGTTCCCTGACATATAAAGATAAAGAGTGTGTGGACATAAAGCCCAGGATGCCAACTGTCAGGGAGTCAGTAGGTTCAGACTCTCATTCAGGTACACACCATCACATTTCCTATTCTTAGAAATCCTGCCAAAAAGCCTCTGGAAAGCTAAAGGCTAAAGACAGGCTGGGGACATTATCTTTGCCTTGTCACTTCATCATTCACAGTTGCTACTGCTGACCTTTTTAAAACAGTGATCCAAGGTAGCTTCAGGAACCATGAGTAATGGAGGGAGAGAAAGCCCTGCTGTGTTGACTTCCCTTCTATACATGGAGACCATGCCCTTGGGAATCAATCGCTGTGGGTTTGACATCTCAGATCTGTCTACCCTCAAGACGAGTGACTCTAAGCAAATTACTGACAGTTCTTGAGACtctagtttctttatctgtaaaacaaggaGAGTAGAGCTACCTGAGAATATCAAATGAGCTAATAAATGAAAAGCACTTTAGCTCAATTTTGGCACAGAGAAAACTTGATAGTGATGATATGGAtgttgaaaaggaagaggaggtagTCTAGTACTGGGCAACCTAATCTTAGAAATTAGTGCTGCACCCCACTCCTGTTGCCCATCCCATTtagagggagggggacagagaggcagggggccATTGAAGTCAAGGAGTCAGTTGAACAACACCCCAAGCAAGCTCCCTGAAACCTGGCCAATTTTGGGGGGTGTTCTCTAACTTGAGGCTTTTCCAA
It includes:
- the LOC144297835 gene encoding uncharacterized protein LOC144297835, translating into MRTCAGSTLAVTQGLRGWGRAADPSIILPEELGRRGLSRMHRSIHGTRKMEDLTRHAKITIKDTRAEMEQTVASCRACRLTNATAHGSNPGTRLRGDRPGAYGEVDFTEVSASVRHPFACMSSYHLQTSWLAFQSHNCSSV